The sequence GCCATGCTCGCCGCCCTCGCGCCGGTGACCGAACGCGTCACGCTCGGCACCGCGGCGCTGCTGCCCGCCTTCCGCCGTCCGGTGATGGCCGCGCAGGAGCTGGCCTCCATCGACCACCTGTCGGCCGGGCGGCTGGTCGTCACCGTGGGCGCGGGCTTCCCCGGCCGGTCGGAGGTCGAGTACGCGGTGTCGGAGGTGCCGTGGGCGCGCCGTTTCGGGCGGCTGGACGACACGGTCGCCCTGTGGCGGGCACTGTGGGCGGGTGAGCGGGCCTTCCACGGCAAGGTGCTGCGCTTCGACGGGCTGCCCGAATCCACACCGTCCTACCGGCCCGGCGGGCCGCCGATCTGGCTGGGCGGGGCGAGCCCGTCGGCGCTGGAGCGCACCGGGCGGCTCTACGACGGCTGGCTGCCCTACCCGCCCGACCCCGCCGACTACCACGAGGGTCTCCGGACGGTACGGCGGGCGGCGGGGGCGGCGGGGCGGCCCGCCGCCGCGGTCACCCCGGCGCTGTTCGTCACGGTGCTGGTCACCGACGACGTGGAGCGGGGCGAGCGGGAGCTCGACGCCTACTGCCGGGCCACGTACGGCCTGCCGTACGAGACGGTGCGGACGATCCAGGTGATGGTCGCGGGCTCCGCCGAGCAGGTGGCCGCGACGCTGAACCGCTACGCGGAGGCGGGCGCGGAGCACGTGGTCTGCCGCATCGCGGCCCCGGCCCTCGACGCGCAGCTCGACCAGCTGGAGCTGATCGCCGGGATCGACCGCCCGGCCACGGTCAGCCGGTAGGGGCCGGCCGCGCGGTCCGGGCCGGTCGCCGTGTCCGTCGCGCGATTTCCGGGAACCGCGGATCCTCCGGGTGGCAATAACGGGTGTCATGGCAGAGACCCGAGAGGCAAGAGATGCGACACGAGAGCCGGACGGCCGCACCGCCCCGGCCGGCAGCCGCGGAAGCGGCCGACGACGCCGCGGTGATCGAACGGTCCCGGCGTGAGCCCGAACAGTTCGCCACCCTGTTCACCCGCCACGCACCGGCGCTCAAGCGCTATGTCATCAGGCGGCTGGGCCAGGATCCCGCCGAGG comes from Streptosporangium roseum DSM 43021 and encodes:
- a CDS encoding LLM class flavin-dependent oxidoreductase, which produces MNTRLGVLLPTNHSQWNDARRLVDFGVRAERLGYDSVWANDTLLGARVEPLAMLAALAPVTERVTLGTAALLPAFRRPVMAAQELASIDHLSAGRLVVTVGAGFPGRSEVEYAVSEVPWARRFGRLDDTVALWRALWAGERAFHGKVLRFDGLPESTPSYRPGGPPIWLGGASPSALERTGRLYDGWLPYPPDPADYHEGLRTVRRAAGAAGRPAAAVTPALFVTVLVTDDVERGERELDAYCRATYGLPYETVRTIQVMVAGSAEQVAATLNRYAEAGAEHVVCRIAAPALDAQLDQLELIAGIDRPATVSR